The following coding sequences lie in one Chitinivibrionales bacterium genomic window:
- a CDS encoding ABC transporter ATP-binding protein, producing the protein MNISIEALEKTYPNGRKALSNINLEIESGMFGLLGPNGAGKSTLMRILVTLLEPTGGRVRVNGMDLIKERGAIRSILGYLPQDFKCFSRLSAAEFLDYTAVLAGMHDKAARRRAVEEMLTKVGLFDARDRMASQLSGGMKRRLGIAQALIGNPQLVIVDEPTTGLDPEERIRFRNLIGAMSLHDLIIIFSTHIVGDISNTCRSVALLSSGQLAYCGAPDELIRQAEGHVFRTFVRENELQSVKQRHMVVAAISAAGGWHVEMVARQGEDLSGEPVKPNLEHAYAYFMGKNDDV; encoded by the coding sequence ATGAACATTTCAATCGAAGCCCTCGAAAAGACCTATCCGAACGGAAGGAAGGCGCTTTCCAACATCAATCTCGAGATCGAGAGCGGAATGTTCGGCCTGCTCGGTCCCAACGGTGCAGGAAAAAGCACGCTGATGCGCATTCTGGTTACCTTACTCGAGCCGACGGGAGGCCGGGTGCGTGTGAATGGCATGGATTTAATCAAGGAGCGCGGCGCGATTAGGTCTATCCTAGGCTACCTTCCGCAGGATTTTAAATGTTTTTCACGGCTTTCCGCCGCCGAATTTCTCGATTATACGGCGGTGCTTGCCGGCATGCATGACAAAGCGGCACGCCGACGCGCGGTCGAGGAGATGCTTACAAAAGTCGGGCTTTTTGACGCGCGCGACCGCATGGCCAGCCAACTTTCCGGCGGAATGAAGCGCCGTCTCGGCATAGCCCAGGCGCTTATCGGCAATCCGCAATTGGTGATCGTCGATGAACCGACCACCGGGCTTGATCCCGAGGAACGTATCCGTTTCCGCAACCTGATCGGAGCCATGAGCCTTCATGATTTAATAATTATTTTTTCTACCCACATCGTCGGCGACATCTCGAACACCTGTCGGAGCGTGGCGCTGCTTTCGAGCGGTCAATTGGCCTATTGCGGCGCGCCCGATGAATTGATCCGGCAGGCAGAGGGACATGTATTCAGGACATTTGTGAGGGAGAACGAGCTTCAATCGGTCAAACAGAGGCACATGGTTGTGGCGGCGATTTCGGCCGCTGGCGGTTGGCACGTTGAAATGGTGGCGAGGCAGGGGGAGGATTTGAGCGGTGAACCCGTAAAGCCGAACCTGGAACACGCCTATGCATATTTCATGGGAAAAAACGATGATGTCTGA